The Prinia subflava isolate CZ2003 ecotype Zambia chromosome 18, Cam_Psub_1.2, whole genome shotgun sequence genome has a window encoding:
- the PPM1K gene encoding protein phosphatase Mn(2+)-dependent 1K: MSTATLITLVRNGGFQVRRRAALTSRLLQDEKRPAPSRPASTGERRASRFDSDGSGRPTTWDTFGIWDNRIDEPILLPPSIKYGKPIPKVSLGNVGCASHIGKRKENEDRFDYAQLSQDVLYFAVYDGHGGAAAADFCDKYMEKYIKEFLAEEENLENVLSKAFLEINKAYERHANLSADATLLNSGTTATVALLRDGIELVVASVGDSRALLCRKGKAVKLTTDHTPERKEEKERIKKCGGFVSWNSLGQPHVNGRLAMTRSIGDLDLKNSGVIAQPETKRVQLHHADDSFLALTTDGINFIVNSQEICDSISQCHDPAEAAHVLTEQAVQFGSEDNSTVVIVPFGAWGKYKNGEVTFSFSRSFASSGRWA, from the exons ATGTCCACGGCCACTCTGATCACGCTGGTGCGGAACGGGGGGTTCCAGGTGAGGAGGAGAGCGGCGCTCACGTCCCGCCTGCTGCAGGACGAGAAGCGCCCCGCGCCCTCCCGCCCCGCCTCCACCGGCGAGCGCCGCGCGTCGCGCTTCGACTCGGACGGCAGCGGGCGCCCCACCACGTGGGACACCTTCGGCATCTGGGACAACCGCATCGACGAGCCCATCCTGCTCCCGCCCAGCATCAAGTACGGCAAGCCCATCCCCAAGGTGAGCCTGGGCAACGTGGGCTGCGCCAGCCACATCGGCAAGAGGAAGGAGAACGAGGACCGCTTCGACTACGCGCAGCTGAGCCAGGACGTGCTGTACTTCGCCGTGTACGACGGGCACGGCGGGGCGGCGGCTGCGGATTTCTGTGATAAGTACATGGAGAAATATATTAA GGAATTTCTTGCTGAGGAGGAGAACTTGGAAAATGTTTTGAGCAAAGCTTTTCTAGAAATAAACAAAGCATATGAAAGGCATGCTAATCTCTCTGCTGATG CAACTCTGCTGAACTCTGGGACCACTGCAACAGTGGCTCTGCTGCGGGATGGGATCGAGCTGGTTGTGGCCAGCGTGGGGGACAGCCGTGCCCTGCTGTGCCGGAAGGGAAAGGCCGTGAAGCTCACCACTGACCACACCccagagagaaaggaggagaaggaaag GATTAAGAAGTGTGGTGGCTTCGTTTCCTGGAACAGTTTGGGACAACCCCATGTGAATGGCAGACTTGCAATGACACGGAGCATAGGAGATTTGGATCTTAAAAACAGTGGTGTGATAGCCCAGCCAGAAACAAAAAGGGTTCAG CTGCACCATGCAGATGACAGCTTCCTGGCACTGACCACCGATGGCATCAACTTCATAGTGAACAGCCAGGAGATCTGCGACTCCATCAGCCAGTGCCACGACCCCGCCGAGGCTGCCCACGTGCTCACGGAGCAG GCCGTGCAGTTTGGCTCTGAAGACAACAGCACAGTTGTCATAGTGCCATTTGGAGCTTGGGGCAAGTACAAGAATGGGGAGgtcaccttctccttcagccGCAGCTTCGCTTCCAGCGGGAGGTGGGCGTGA